In Candidatus Rokuibacteriota bacterium, a single window of DNA contains:
- a CDS encoding patatin-like phospholipase family protein: MRTLGALVLAFLVAGCAGPVNRKLGMFDGTSGYRYDTLSKDGNGDELFVVLAFSGGGTRAAAFSYGVMEALRDARHTGGRPLLEDVDVISSVSGGSFTAAYYGLFRDAMFTDAGRDTFLHEKIQFQSALIGRALAPWTWVRLMSPSFDRINLAAELYDGQIFEGKTFRDLMGRKPYIILNATDMSLGQRFEFTQDQFDLLCSDLASVKIATGVAASSAFPGLLSPLTVTNYAAGGCNYQEPTWLRNAKARDNPARRRVRGRDAASYQDQKAERPFVHLLDGGLADNIGLRGPYLALTSGDSGWSLIQGMNQGVVQRVVVITANAKTKHRTTWDARRSAPGLFSVLGFVTTGPMDNYSFDTVQLVTDYFDRLRESFQDYAACRARLEACGQPLPGVAQPVPLHAVEVSFDGFHGSPDRDRLRRCLEELPTSFQLSDDQVELLRRAGYVLVMTSADFNDAMKAIDDGWTPRPAAMDAALVDRACPATQK; the protein is encoded by the coding sequence ATGCGCACGCTCGGCGCCCTCGTCCTCGCCTTTCTCGTCGCCGGGTGTGCGGGGCCCGTGAACAGGAAGCTCGGGATGTTCGACGGCACCAGCGGGTATCGCTACGACACGCTTTCGAAGGACGGCAACGGCGACGAGCTGTTCGTGGTCCTCGCCTTCTCCGGGGGCGGCACGCGGGCGGCCGCCTTCTCCTATGGCGTGATGGAGGCGCTCCGGGACGCGCGCCACACGGGCGGCCGCCCCCTGCTCGAGGACGTCGACGTCATCTCGTCCGTGTCGGGCGGCAGCTTCACCGCGGCCTACTACGGGCTGTTCCGAGACGCCATGTTCACGGACGCGGGCCGCGACACGTTCCTGCACGAGAAGATCCAGTTCCAGAGCGCCCTCATCGGGCGCGCGCTCGCGCCGTGGACCTGGGTCCGCCTCATGTCGCCGAGCTTCGACCGCATCAATCTCGCCGCCGAGCTGTACGACGGGCAGATCTTCGAGGGCAAGACGTTCCGCGACCTCATGGGGCGCAAGCCGTACATCATCCTCAACGCCACCGACATGTCGCTCGGCCAGCGGTTCGAGTTCACGCAGGACCAGTTCGACCTGCTGTGCTCCGACCTCGCCTCGGTGAAGATCGCCACCGGCGTGGCCGCGTCCTCGGCGTTTCCCGGCCTGCTCAGCCCGCTCACCGTGACGAACTACGCGGCCGGGGGCTGCAACTATCAGGAGCCGACGTGGCTCAGGAACGCCAAGGCCCGCGACAACCCCGCGCGGCGGCGTGTGCGCGGACGCGACGCGGCCTCCTATCAGGACCAGAAGGCCGAGCGGCCGTTCGTTCACCTCCTCGACGGTGGTCTCGCGGACAACATCGGCCTCCGCGGCCCCTACCTGGCGCTCACCAGCGGGGACAGCGGCTGGAGCCTCATCCAGGGGATGAACCAGGGCGTCGTCCAGCGCGTCGTCGTCATCACCGCGAACGCCAAGACGAAGCACCGCACGACCTGGGACGCGCGCCGGTCCGCTCCGGGCCTCTTCTCCGTCCTGGGCTTCGTCACCACGGGACCGATGGACAACTACTCGTTCGACACGGTGCAGCTCGTCACCGACTACTTCGATCGCCTGCGCGAGTCGTTCCAGGACTACGCGGCGTGCCGGGCCCGCCTGGAGGCCTGCGGCCAGCCGCTGCCTGGCGTGGCGCAGCCCGTCCCCCTGCACGCCGTCGAGGTCTCGTTCGACGGGTTCCACGGCAGCCCGGACCGCGATCGCCTGCGCCGGTGCCTGGAGGAGCTCCCCACGTCGTTCCAGCTCTCCGACGACCAGGTCGAGCTGCTGCGTCGCGCGGGCTATGTCCTGGTGATGACATCCGCCGACTTCAACGACGCGATGAAGGCCATCGACGACGGCTGGACGCCGAGGCCCGCCGCGATGGACGCGGCGCTCGTCGACCGCGCCTGCCCGGCGACGCAGAAGTGA